A genome region from Blautia coccoides includes the following:
- a CDS encoding pyridoxamine 5'-phosphate oxidase family protein has protein sequence MQEIYDFLKKCGTYYLATTEGTQPRVRPFGTVDIFEDKLYIQTGKVKNVSRQILANPQIEICAFDGGHWLRIEATAVLDDRIEAQKHMLDGYPNLQSMYQPGDGNTQVFYLKNATATFASFTDEPRVIHF, from the coding sequence ATGCAGGAAATCTATGATTTTCTAAAGAAATGCGGAACTTATTATCTGGCAACCACAGAAGGCACTCAGCCCAGAGTTCGTCCTTTTGGAACTGTTGACATCTTTGAAGACAAACTCTACATCCAGACAGGAAAGGTCAAAAATGTTTCCAGGCAGATCCTTGCTAACCCTCAAATAGAAATCTGTGCATTTGACGGCGGACATTGGCTGCGGATCGAAGCCACTGCCGTGTTGGATGACAGAATAGAGGCACAGAAGCACATGCTGGACGGCTATCCTAACTTACAGTCCATGTATCAGCCCGGTGACGGAAATACCCAGGTGTTCTATCTGAAAAATGCCACTGCCACATTTGCGTCCTTTACGGATGAACCGAGAGTGATCCACTTCTGA
- a CDS encoding 2-isopropylmalate synthase translates to MKNCSKYKRQYFMPPVKCMKWAEKEYVDKAPVWCSVDLRDGNQALVIPMNLEQKVEFFKLLVEIGFKEIEVGFPAASETEYTFLRKLIEEDLIPDDVTIQVLTQAREHIIKKTFEAVKGAKNVIVHVYNSTSVAQREQVFKKSREEILQIAVEGAKLLKQLTEEAGENYRFEYSPESFTGTEPEYALEVCNAVLDIWQPEADRKPIINLPVTVEHSMPHVYASQVEYICENLKYRENVIVSLHPHNDRGCGVADSEMGLLAGADRIEGTLFGNGERTGNVDIITLALNMYSQGVEPNLDFTNMGAICEKYEEFTGMKIGERSPYCGALVFAAFSGSHQDAIAKGMHWLDEKKPEHWTVPYLPIDPKDVGRNYDADVIRINSQSGKGGVGYILETKYGLNLPAKMREAMGYTAKAVSDHTQKELLPEQIFELFKKTFENVTSPLVIQSVHFQQKDGGITTQVTSSFNGREVTTEAAGNGRLNAVSNALKKEYGFQYDLVTYQEHALEQSSSSKAIAYVGIRKPDGSLAWGAGVDSDIIRASIDALVTAINNR, encoded by the coding sequence ATGAAAAATTGCAGTAAGTACAAGAGACAGTATTTCATGCCGCCGGTAAAATGCATGAAGTGGGCGGAAAAAGAGTATGTGGATAAAGCTCCCGTTTGGTGCAGCGTTGACCTGCGTGACGGCAACCAGGCACTTGTTATCCCTATGAATCTGGAACAGAAAGTGGAGTTTTTCAAACTTCTGGTGGAAATTGGATTTAAAGAGATAGAAGTGGGATTCCCGGCAGCTTCAGAGACAGAGTATACGTTCCTCAGAAAGCTGATCGAGGAGGATTTGATCCCGGATGATGTGACCATTCAGGTTCTGACTCAGGCCAGAGAACATATTATCAAAAAGACATTTGAAGCAGTAAAAGGGGCTAAGAATGTAATCGTCCATGTATACAATTCCACATCTGTTGCTCAGCGTGAGCAGGTGTTTAAGAAGTCAAGGGAAGAGATTCTGCAGATTGCAGTGGAAGGTGCAAAGCTGTTAAAGCAGCTCACAGAGGAAGCAGGAGAAAATTACAGGTTTGAGTACAGCCCGGAGAGCTTTACAGGAACAGAGCCGGAATATGCACTTGAGGTATGTAATGCAGTGCTTGACATCTGGCAGCCTGAAGCAGACAGAAAGCCGATCATCAACCTTCCTGTAACCGTAGAACATTCCATGCCTCATGTATATGCGAGCCAGGTGGAATATATCTGTGAAAACTTAAAATACAGAGAAAATGTTATCGTATCCCTTCATCCCCATAACGACAGAGGATGTGGTGTTGCAGATTCTGAGATGGGGCTTCTGGCAGGGGCAGACCGTATTGAGGGAACACTTTTTGGAAATGGTGAGAGAACCGGTAATGTAGATATTATCACTTTGGCACTGAACATGTATTCACAGGGTGTTGAGCCGAATCTGGATTTCACTAATATGGGCGCTATCTGTGAGAAATACGAGGAGTTCACCGGCATGAAGATCGGTGAGAGAAGTCCATACTGTGGCGCGCTGGTATTTGCGGCCTTCTCCGGATCCCATCAGGATGCCATCGCAAAAGGCATGCACTGGCTGGATGAAAAGAAACCGGAACACTGGACGGTTCCTTATCTGCCCATTGATCCGAAAGATGTGGGTAGAAATTATGATGCCGATGTTATCCGTATTAACAGCCAGTCAGGAAAAGGCGGTGTCGGATATATTCTGGAAACGAAATATGGTTTAAATCTGCCGGCAAAGATGCGGGAGGCTATGGGATATACAGCAAAAGCTGTCTCAGACCATACACAGAAAGAATTGCTGCCTGAACAGATTTTCGAGCTGTTTAAAAAGACATTTGAGAATGTTACCTCCCCGCTTGTGATCCAAAGTGTTCATTTCCAGCAGAAGGATGGCGGAATCACCACACAGGTGACGTCCAGCTTTAACGGGCGTGAAGTGACGACAGAGGCAGCAGGAAACGGACGTCTTAATGCGGTCAGCAATGCGCTGAAAAAGGAATACGGTTTCCAGTATGACCTGGTGACTTACCAGGAACACGCTTTAGAGCAGAGTTCCAGTTCAAAAGCCATTGCCTATGTGGGAATCCGCAAACCGGATGGCAGCCTGGCTTGGGGAGCAGGCGTTGATTCCGATATCATACGGGCATCCATTGACGCACTGGTGACAGCCATTAATAACAGATAA
- a CDS encoding cell wall hydrolase, which translates to MDIIRTIAAGFLFLIRKISKKSRRTCALVVTGAVVIAAVAFTFHGLHAGGKNNVYASVSDDKDPPKEKDEPEEEQLYGLDAIISGVLISQDTQSEVHRLGTSCEAVLVGQRTGKKVQESRFDFSEETASSVAELENHSIGASESLLRMTDQDYETLLKIVEAEAGGEDIKGRILVANVIFNRVKSPDFPNSIHDVVWENSDGSPQFSPTVDGRIDTVTVSEGTREAVNRAIDGEDYSQGALFFMEEAYAEQHNIKWFKEDLKFLFQYGVHDFFTYP; encoded by the coding sequence ATGGACATTATTCGTACGATTGCGGCCGGATTTTTATTCTTGATCCGGAAGATATCTAAAAAGAGCCGGAGGACCTGTGCGTTGGTTGTGACAGGGGCAGTGGTGATCGCTGCCGTGGCATTTACCTTTCACGGGCTTCATGCTGGCGGAAAAAATAATGTATATGCATCTGTGAGTGACGACAAAGATCCGCCGAAAGAGAAAGATGAGCCGGAGGAGGAACAACTGTACGGCTTGGACGCAATTATTTCAGGCGTACTGATAAGTCAGGATACCCAGAGCGAAGTACATCGGCTTGGCACCTCCTGTGAGGCAGTGCTGGTAGGACAGAGAACAGGAAAAAAGGTGCAGGAATCACGTTTCGATTTTAGCGAGGAGACAGCCAGCAGTGTGGCTGAACTGGAGAATCACTCCATCGGCGCTTCTGAGAGTCTTCTAAGGATGACGGATCAGGATTATGAGACGCTTCTGAAAATTGTGGAGGCGGAGGCCGGAGGTGAAGATATCAAGGGCCGCATTTTGGTGGCTAACGTGATCTTCAACCGGGTGAAAAGCCCTGATTTCCCCAACAGCATTCACGATGTAGTGTGGGAGAATTCGGACGGAAGTCCCCAGTTTTCACCTACCGTTGACGGCAGAATCGATACGGTTACCGTTTCAGAGGGGACCAGAGAGGCAGTCAACCGGGCCATTGACGGGGAGGATTACTCCCAGGGCGCGCTGTTCTTCATGGAAGAGGCTTATGCTGAACAGCATAATATTAAATGGTTTAAAGAGGATTTAAAATTTTTATTCCAATATGGGGTACATGACTTTTTCACGTATCCGTAA